One genomic segment of Kiritimatiella glycovorans includes these proteins:
- a CDS encoding dual OB domain-containing protein, whose protein sequence is MHLGGHFPEILDIIEIPLSDTGPDFEFESENRTILKGEWNLAGKATPQDVMKYAQRPRVILHNHKKFCTLEEMQAKPFQERITLQLIHVRDFRVRDTRANETDKPSWKGLLRSAGREIEVGITDPVFFNKLNEGHEPSRNCLLTMSMTLPKAFDGWEGSPPCWKLIAGVIELD, encoded by the coding sequence ATGCACCTTGGCGGACATTTCCCCGAGATTCTTGATATCATCGAGATTCCGCTCTCAGATACGGGTCCCGACTTTGAATTCGAATCCGAGAATCGCACCATCCTGAAGGGTGAGTGGAATCTCGCGGGGAAGGCTACCCCACAGGACGTCATGAAGTACGCGCAACGGCCACGCGTCATTCTCCACAACCATAAGAAGTTCTGTACGCTGGAGGAGATGCAGGCGAAGCCGTTCCAGGAACGCATCACGCTGCAGCTGATCCACGTGCGCGATTTCCGCGTCCGAGACACGCGGGCGAATGAGACAGACAAGCCGAGTTGGAAGGGACTTCTCCGGTCAGCGGGAAGGGAGATCGAAGTTGGCATCACCGATCCAGTCTTCTTCAACAAGCTGAACGAAGGCCACGAGCCGTCCCGAAACTGCCTCTTGACGATGAGCATGACGCTCCCAAAAGCGTTTGACGGCTGGGAGGGGAGTCCGCCCTGCTGGAAGCTCATTGCCGGGGTCATCGAACTGGATTGA
- the ybeY gene encoding rRNA maturation RNase YbeY, with translation MARRSGETWGEITLRLADDAVLRDRKRRHFGLDETTDVISFRIDPVPGETPRPCGDLLVNVECAVREGARRRGGADEELALYIAHGLHHLSGAEDRTPDQRRAMRRVERRWLGEVRRAGMVRGLVEDDHEHES, from the coding sequence ATGGCCCGGCGCTCCGGCGAAACCTGGGGGGAGATCACCCTCCGGCTGGCGGACGATGCGGTCCTGCGCGATCGTAAACGGCGGCATTTCGGGTTGGATGAGACGACGGATGTCATCAGCTTCCGGATCGATCCGGTGCCGGGGGAGACGCCGCGCCCCTGCGGCGATCTGCTGGTCAATGTGGAGTGCGCGGTGCGGGAGGGGGCCCGCCGCCGGGGAGGCGCCGACGAAGAGCTGGCGCTCTATATCGCGCACGGTCTTCATCACCTCTCGGGGGCCGAAGACCGTACGCCGGATCAGCGCCGTGCCATGCGCCGCGTCGAGCGCCGCTGGCTGGGTGAAGTGCGCCGGGCGGGGATGGTGAGGGGACTGGTGGAGGATGATCACGAACATGAATCCTGA
- a CDS encoding HD family phosphohydrolase: MTRNRPPQKKKPQERIAARKHAPRTRQGVSRFTVLNTLQLLLLWAVTILLFFVFHQKPMKYAALAPGQRAPETVVATVDFQHRDLAETRLRRTQAGEAVPPVFQISMAPFEDASQSLKKIFNRVERLRAAPDEESDELRRSLTDTLDVLGLDLRAEDFAPLFKENRIEATHERLTESMRAAYASGLISPEDRETRFRGLAPEAVIHLYREDDRVQASAAIDQLATPAEAVHEIARQLSRQRDIPDLGDAVYRRLLAKWLVPNLEYNQARTGTLREEARQRVKPVSREVVAGTTLVKSGSRLNEQDLIKLRAYQERLRELEDPFARLLGALGHGLILLLALAACTGLYRLLKHRRRFEYREVTLLALLALISLLLFKLLLFAASTPGVIPPALLDTMLPYGLAPLLGTILLGGGAGFVVGLWTSLAVATLFGEQYSMFLLGLFVAAGASFVARDVKRRSSLLRAGVFIGSIHVIFVLIMAVLNRPPPEIIALQAAAGFASGLFSAAAAVILIPMFESMFDITTDIRLLELSDMGHPLLQRLALEAPGTYHHSLMMANLASAAAERIGANPLLARVCAYYHDIGKLVKPNYFSENIQQEDNPHDEIAPSMSTLVIMSHVKEGVDLARKYRLPRPIIEGIREHHGTGLISYFYHQAKEEEKGGHSRIDDKDYRYPGPRPVSPEMAILHLADSVEAASRSLEKVTPSRIENMVDEIVSSKMKDRQLENCELTLAQLSEIKSSFTFTLTNMLHGRVAYPRNESGNSESAAQVQGPKPQDQGADRPSR; this comes from the coding sequence ATGACCCGAAACCGCCCCCCGCAGAAGAAGAAGCCGCAGGAGCGGATCGCCGCGCGTAAACACGCACCCCGGACCCGTCAGGGGGTCTCGCGCTTCACGGTGCTGAACACGCTCCAGCTCCTGCTGCTGTGGGCCGTCACGATCCTCCTCTTTTTCGTGTTTCATCAGAAGCCGATGAAATACGCCGCGCTCGCCCCCGGCCAGCGAGCCCCGGAAACCGTGGTGGCCACGGTGGACTTCCAGCACAGGGACCTGGCCGAGACCCGGCTGCGGCGTACGCAGGCCGGCGAGGCCGTCCCCCCCGTGTTTCAGATCAGCATGGCGCCGTTTGAGGATGCGAGCCAATCGCTGAAAAAGATATTCAACCGCGTCGAACGACTGCGCGCCGCCCCCGATGAAGAGTCGGATGAACTTCGCCGTTCGCTGACCGACACGCTTGACGTGCTCGGACTGGACCTCCGCGCGGAGGATTTCGCGCCGCTGTTCAAGGAGAACCGGATCGAAGCCACGCATGAAAGGCTGACGGAATCGATGCGCGCGGCCTACGCCTCCGGCCTGATCTCCCCGGAAGACCGCGAGACCCGCTTCCGCGGGCTCGCACCGGAGGCGGTGATCCATCTCTACCGCGAGGACGACCGCGTGCAGGCCTCCGCCGCCATCGATCAGCTCGCCACGCCCGCCGAAGCCGTCCATGAGATCGCCCGCCAACTCAGCCGGCAGCGCGATATCCCGGATCTGGGGGACGCCGTATACCGCCGGCTGCTTGCCAAGTGGCTGGTGCCCAATCTGGAATACAACCAGGCCCGCACCGGCACCCTGCGTGAAGAAGCGCGCCAGCGGGTCAAACCCGTGTCGCGCGAAGTGGTCGCCGGAACGACCCTGGTCAAGTCGGGAAGCCGGCTGAACGAGCAGGACCTGATCAAGCTGCGCGCCTACCAGGAAAGGCTGCGCGAGCTGGAGGACCCGTTTGCGCGCCTGCTGGGCGCGCTCGGACACGGCCTCATCCTGCTGCTCGCGCTCGCCGCGTGCACGGGGCTCTACCGGCTGCTGAAACACCGGCGCCGGTTCGAGTACCGGGAGGTGACCCTGCTCGCGCTGCTCGCGCTCATTTCGCTTCTGCTCTTCAAGCTGCTGCTGTTCGCCGCCTCGACGCCCGGGGTCATACCGCCCGCGCTGCTCGACACCATGCTCCCCTACGGACTCGCCCCGCTGCTGGGTACGATCCTCCTCGGCGGCGGTGCCGGATTCGTGGTCGGATTATGGACCAGTCTGGCCGTGGCCACGCTCTTCGGCGAGCAATACAGCATGTTTCTGCTCGGCCTGTTCGTCGCGGCCGGGGCGTCGTTTGTGGCCCGCGATGTGAAGCGCCGCTCGAGTCTCCTGCGGGCCGGGGTGTTCATCGGATCGATCCACGTGATCTTCGTACTGATCATGGCCGTGCTCAACCGTCCGCCGCCCGAAATCATCGCCCTGCAGGCCGCGGCCGGGTTCGCCAGCGGCCTCTTCTCCGCGGCGGCGGCCGTGATCCTGATCCCGATGTTCGAATCCATGTTCGACATCACCACCGACATCCGGCTGCTGGAGCTCTCGGACATGGGCCATCCCCTGCTCCAGCGGCTCGCGCTCGAAGCGCCGGGAACGTACCACCACTCGCTGATGATGGCGAACCTGGCCTCGGCCGCCGCGGAGAGGATCGGCGCCAACCCGCTGCTCGCGCGGGTCTGCGCCTATTACCACGACATCGGCAAGCTCGTGAAACCGAACTACTTCTCGGAGAACATCCAGCAGGAGGATAACCCGCACGACGAAATCGCGCCGAGCATGAGTACCCTGGTGATCATGTCTCACGTGAAGGAGGGCGTGGACCTCGCGCGCAAGTACCGGCTCCCGCGTCCGATCATCGAGGGCATCCGGGAGCATCACGGCACGGGGCTCATTTCCTACTTCTACCACCAGGCCAAGGAGGAGGAGAAAGGCGGCCATTCGCGCATCGACGACAAGGATTACCGCTACCCCGGCCCCCGGCCCGTCTCCCCCGAAATGGCGATCCTCCATCTCGCCGACTCCGTGGAGGCGGCGTCGAGAAGTCTGGAAAAAGTCACGCCCAGCCGCATCGAAAACATGGTCGACGAGATCGTCAGCTCGAAGATGAAAGACCGTCAGCTCGAAAACTGCGAACTGACGCTCGCCCAGCTCAGCGAGATCAAGTCGTCCTTTACGTTCACGCTCACCAACATGCTCCATGGACGAGTCGCCTACCCCCGCAATGAAAGTGGAAATTCAGAATCAGCAGCGCAGGTACAAGGTCCGAAGCCGCAGGATCAGGGCGCTGACCGCCCGTCTCGCTGA
- a CDS encoding DUF488 domain-containing protein: MLVVSNPNLRTKAAGRGAMNRLYTIGHSDHTTEDFIGLLHRHGVSAVADVRSSPYSRFVPQFNKEALQRALEEANIQYVFLGRELGARRSESSCYEGDQARYARIKDLPLFRQGLDRLIRGLDEYVIALMCSEADPVTCHRTILISRELRRTRPDIEIVHVLGDGSTETQADVEDRLVKQFKLEPELFGDLSSATGLVEKAYDRQAEKIAYRKGTCTLADISPRFLISSRFRSQIRVPTLNSNPRIAPS; the protein is encoded by the coding sequence ATGTTGGTGGTATCGAACCCGAATCTGAGGACAAAGGCTGCCGGACGTGGGGCGATGAACAGGCTGTACACCATAGGGCACTCTGACCATACAACGGAGGACTTCATTGGACTTCTTCACCGGCATGGCGTGTCAGCCGTAGCCGATGTCAGGTCGAGTCCTTACAGTCGATTCGTGCCGCAGTTCAACAAGGAGGCCCTACAGAGGGCGCTCGAAGAGGCCAATATTCAGTACGTGTTCCTTGGCCGCGAGCTGGGAGCGCGCCGCTCTGAGAGCAGCTGCTACGAAGGCGATCAGGCGCGCTACGCAAGAATCAAGGATCTGCCGCTCTTTCGTCAGGGTCTTGACCGGCTGATCCGCGGCTTGGACGAATACGTGATTGCGCTGATGTGTTCCGAAGCCGATCCCGTCACGTGTCACCGCACGATTCTCATCTCCCGAGAATTGAGGCGCACGCGGCCAGACATCGAGATTGTGCATGTTCTGGGTGATGGAAGCACGGAGACCCAGGCTGACGTCGAGGACCGTCTTGTCAAGCAGTTCAAGCTCGAGCCGGAACTTTTCGGAGATTTGAGCAGTGCGACCGGCCTCGTTGAGAAGGCCTACGACAGGCAAGCAGAGAAGATCGCATATCGGAAGGGAACATGCACCTTGGCGGACATTTCCCCGAGATTCTTGATATCATCGAGATTCCGCTCTCAGATACGGGTCCCGACTTTGAATTCGAATCCGAGAATCGCACCATCCTGA
- a CDS encoding heavy-metal-associated domain-containing protein — protein MKILVFLLAAGIGLAGCVTPTGTETGATPEASLAGHQTVVVTAHGLSCPLCAHNLDGRLKKIDGVEEASVDLKTGSVTVQLAENHSVTRDDLNRAVKDAGFTPKGIRIEGAAQ, from the coding sequence ATGAAAATACTGGTATTCCTTCTGGCCGCCGGGATCGGACTGGCGGGATGTGTGACGCCGACGGGAACGGAGACGGGCGCGACCCCGGAAGCGAGCCTGGCGGGGCATCAGACGGTGGTCGTCACGGCGCACGGGCTGAGCTGTCCGCTGTGCGCGCATAACCTGGACGGACGGCTGAAGAAGATCGATGGCGTCGAGGAGGCCTCGGTCGACCTGAAGACCGGCTCGGTTACGGTACAGCTCGCGGAGAATCACTCCGTGACGCGCGACGATCTGAACCGCGCGGTAAAGGACGCAGGCTTCACGCCGAAGGGAATCCGGATCGAAGGAGCGGCCCAATGA
- a CDS encoding Fic family protein, whose translation MKRSLQGKYEAVSTAGEKVRAFVPAPLPPSPPVDWTAGLRARFDEALLALGRLDSVTTFLPDVSLFLYTCVRKEAVLSSMIEGTRSSLSDLLLFELEEEPGVPLDDVQEVSNYVSAMGYGLKRIRGDFPMSLRLLRDIHKRLLAHGRGSGKTPGEFRRSQNWIGGTRPGNAVFVPPPPERVMECMGALELFLHDEPEPTPPLLKAALAHVQFETIHPFLDGNGRLGRLMVALLLCERGVLREPMLYLSLFFKTHRGTYYDLLNRVRSDGDWEAWLEFFAEAVTTTAGQAVDTVQRLETMAGRDRDRIQALGRAAGSALRVHHELLRRPLTTSRAIEAETGLSHVTVNKTLDRLCEMGLASEITGRKRDRVFSYVDYITILNEGTELPGAGS comes from the coding sequence ATGAAACGATCGCTACAAGGGAAATACGAGGCCGTATCCACAGCCGGAGAGAAGGTGCGGGCGTTTGTTCCGGCTCCATTGCCTCCCTCTCCGCCTGTCGACTGGACGGCCGGGCTTCGGGCCCGCTTTGATGAGGCACTTCTTGCCCTGGGCCGCCTGGACAGCGTGACGACGTTTCTGCCCGACGTCTCCTTGTTCCTCTATACCTGCGTACGCAAAGAGGCGGTGCTCTCTTCGATGATCGAAGGCACCCGGTCTTCCCTGTCAGACCTGCTGCTTTTCGAGCTGGAGGAAGAGCCGGGCGTCCCGCTCGACGACGTACAGGAAGTCAGCAACTACGTGTCGGCGATGGGCTATGGTCTCAAGCGTATTCGCGGCGACTTCCCCATGTCGCTGCGATTGCTCCGGGACATTCACAAGCGCCTGCTCGCGCATGGGCGGGGCAGCGGCAAAACCCCCGGCGAGTTCCGGCGGAGCCAGAACTGGATTGGCGGGACGCGCCCCGGTAACGCCGTCTTTGTGCCACCGCCTCCTGAGCGGGTCATGGAGTGCATGGGCGCGCTCGAGTTGTTTCTGCATGATGAACCCGAGCCGACACCACCATTGCTCAAGGCAGCTCTCGCCCATGTTCAGTTCGAGACTATTCACCCGTTCCTTGACGGCAACGGACGCCTGGGCCGGCTTATGGTGGCATTGCTGCTGTGCGAGCGGGGGGTACTTCGTGAACCGATGCTGTACCTCAGTCTCTTTTTCAAGACCCATCGCGGCACCTACTACGACCTGCTGAACCGGGTTCGTAGTGACGGCGACTGGGAGGCATGGCTGGAGTTCTTTGCTGAGGCCGTGACAACCACCGCCGGCCAGGCAGTGGACACCGTGCAGCGCCTGGAAACCATGGCCGGTCGGGATCGCGACCGGATCCAGGCGCTGGGCCGGGCGGCAGGGTCCGCACTGCGGGTACATCACGAGCTACTGCGTCGCCCCCTAACGACCTCGCGGGCCATTGAAGCCGAAACCGGGCTGAGTCACGTCACGGTGAACAAGACACTGGATCGGCTCTGCGAAATGGGTCTGGCGAGCGAGATCACGGGCCGCAAGCGCGATCGGGTCTTCAGTTACGTTGACTACATCACGATTCTCAATGAGGGTACCGAACTGCCGGGGGCTGGATCATGA
- a CDS encoding DUF2075 domain-containing protein has translation MDTILGALSVGNLTQEQINAWRGQVDILKSSLSARPGGVFFEYAIPRMGKRIDTVLVIGGVIFVIEFKVGSTAFHAADIDQVWDYALDLKNFHETSHDCYVVPVLVATDAKGPTPSPAIKADDDRLLRPVKSNASSLKDILASITVSLESDVITPSHWEQGRYCPTPTIVEAALALYKGHSVAEISRSDAGAQNLHETTDAISRVITAAKAGSFKAICFVTGVPGAGKTLIGLNIATKHLKSSEDTYSVFLSGNGPLVKVLQEALARDRIARAAGRGKRLRKGNALSEVKMFVQNVHHYRDAYLQDPAAPVDHVALFDEAQRAWDLSQTAKFMKQKKNIPDFDRSEPEFLISCMDRHQDWGVIVCLVGGGQEIHTGEAGIGEWIDALQRSYPDWRIYISDRLTDSEYAAGHALDTLADRPNVVHTPELHLGVSMRSFRAENVSLLVKQILDLDADGARETLAAIADKYPIVITRDLNKAKRWVSSHARGSERYGLVVSSHAERLKPHAIDVRSPMNPIHWFLAGKDDVRSSYYLEDVATEFHIQGLELDWACVTWDGDFRRSENGWAHHSFRGNRWERIRKEDRKRYQKNAYRVLLTRARQGMAIVVPHGDPEDPTRRPEFYDPTYEYLRDIGFRVI, from the coding sequence ATGGATACGATTCTCGGCGCGTTGTCCGTCGGGAATTTGACCCAAGAGCAGATCAACGCATGGCGTGGTCAGGTCGACATCCTCAAGAGTTCACTGTCTGCGCGACCGGGCGGCGTCTTCTTTGAATACGCGATACCCCGAATGGGGAAACGCATTGACACCGTGCTAGTCATCGGAGGCGTGATCTTTGTCATAGAGTTTAAGGTGGGGTCGACGGCATTTCATGCGGCCGACATCGACCAGGTCTGGGATTACGCGCTGGATCTGAAGAATTTCCACGAAACAAGCCACGATTGCTATGTCGTTCCGGTTCTGGTTGCGACGGACGCAAAGGGTCCGACTCCTAGCCCCGCGATCAAAGCTGATGATGATAGATTGCTGCGCCCCGTGAAAAGCAACGCCTCGTCGCTCAAGGACATCCTTGCGTCGATTACGGTCTCGTTGGAGTCGGACGTCATTACCCCCTCTCATTGGGAACAGGGGCGGTATTGTCCCACTCCCACGATCGTTGAGGCAGCCTTGGCACTGTATAAGGGGCATTCGGTTGCCGAGATATCTCGCAGCGATGCTGGCGCACAGAACCTGCACGAGACCACAGATGCCATCTCACGTGTCATCACGGCCGCAAAAGCTGGCTCTTTCAAAGCGATCTGCTTTGTAACGGGCGTGCCGGGCGCCGGGAAGACGCTCATCGGTCTAAACATCGCCACCAAGCACCTGAAGAGTTCAGAGGATACGTACAGCGTATTTCTATCCGGCAACGGTCCACTCGTGAAGGTGCTTCAGGAAGCGCTTGCGCGTGATCGCATCGCCCGTGCTGCAGGCAGGGGCAAAAGGTTGCGCAAAGGGAATGCCTTGAGCGAGGTGAAGATGTTCGTTCAGAACGTCCACCATTACCGGGATGCCTACCTTCAGGATCCGGCTGCCCCTGTGGATCATGTGGCTCTTTTCGACGAGGCACAACGCGCCTGGGACCTGAGCCAGACCGCGAAATTCATGAAGCAAAAGAAAAACATCCCCGACTTTGACCGATCGGAGCCTGAGTTCCTGATATCGTGCATGGATAGGCACCAGGACTGGGGCGTGATTGTCTGCCTTGTCGGTGGCGGGCAGGAGATTCACACGGGAGAAGCCGGCATCGGGGAGTGGATTGACGCTCTGCAGCGGTCGTACCCCGATTGGCGTATCTACATCTCGGATCGGCTCACGGATAGCGAATACGCAGCAGGCCACGCACTCGATACGCTGGCAGATCGCCCGAACGTCGTCCACACGCCGGAGTTGCACCTCGGTGTTTCGATGCGCTCTTTCCGTGCGGAAAACGTCTCGCTGCTGGTGAAGCAGATTCTTGACCTCGATGCAGATGGCGCTCGGGAAACGCTTGCGGCGATCGCCGATAAGTATCCCATCGTCATTACGCGTGATCTTAACAAGGCCAAGCGCTGGGTAAGTTCACATGCACGTGGATCAGAACGATATGGCTTGGTCGTGTCCTCTCACGCGGAACGCCTGAAACCACATGCGATTGATGTCCGGTCGCCGATGAACCCGATTCACTGGTTTCTGGCAGGAAAGGATGATGTTCGGTCCTCCTACTACCTGGAAGATGTGGCCACGGAGTTCCATATTCAGGGTTTAGAGCTCGACTGGGCGTGTGTCACGTGGGACGGGGACTTCAGGCGATCGGAAAATGGCTGGGCGCACCACTCATTCCGAGGAAATCGGTGGGAGCGAATCCGGAAAGAAGACCGGAAGAGGTACCAGAAGAACGCTTACCGTGTTCTTCTCACCCGCGCGCGTCAGGGGATGGCGATTGTGGTCCCGCATGGCGATCCTGAGGACCCGACAAGGCGTCCGGAATTCTACGATCCGACATATGAGTATCTGCGTGATATTGGGTTCAGGGTGATTTGA
- a CDS encoding condensin complex protein MksE, with protein MTQDADTRFDLPNLEAVFEALRRGRHVCMTDGSLYTPLKSHTEDFTALFAKLGFELVHHPRDFFYFVDRSNFTDLSARMAVFVFILIEHLADRGDAIEETVMSRHFRPGDLPHLTVERYRRLMREAGITEPGEVEQLVQTMERFGFVNRLPDESFTFRPAAYRFLDLALEMPAADRTASEPSDGESTDRDQQAVNND; from the coding sequence ATGACTCAGGACGCCGATACACGCTTCGATTTGCCGAACCTTGAAGCCGTTTTCGAGGCACTCCGTCGGGGGCGACACGTCTGCATGACCGACGGTTCCCTCTACACGCCACTTAAGTCTCACACCGAGGACTTCACAGCGCTCTTTGCAAAGCTCGGATTCGAGCTGGTGCACCACCCCCGGGACTTCTTCTATTTCGTCGACCGCAGCAACTTCACGGACCTTTCCGCACGGATGGCTGTGTTCGTGTTCATCCTCATCGAGCATCTCGCCGACCGGGGCGATGCGATAGAGGAAACCGTCATGTCGCGACATTTCCGCCCCGGCGATTTGCCTCACCTGACCGTGGAGCGCTATCGGCGCCTTATGCGTGAAGCAGGCATCACGGAGCCGGGTGAGGTCGAGCAACTTGTGCAGACCATGGAGCGCTTCGGCTTCGTAAACCGCCTTCCAGACGAGAGCTTCACCTTTCGCCCCGCCGCCTATCGCTTTCTCGATCTCGCACTCGAAATGCCGGCAGCGGATCGTACTGCTTCCGAACCCAGCGATGGCGAATCGACCGATCGTGATCAACAAGCGGTGAACAATGACTGA
- a CDS encoding PhoH family protein codes for MSTETLHFENPREVRDISGERHGMRERIGEALEVKLTARDLWLKIEGEDEAVRRAIRFFDGVRHVREEGVSISRQGLDYALSAFCSGREDVFARLSKIRVDVSPRMPSIFPRTLGQQVYLEQIYRSAVTFSIGPAGTGKTYLAMAVAVSELLQGNVNRIILTRPAIEAGETLGFLPGDLQEKVDPYLRPLYDALYDMLSADEVERYRSKGVIEVAPLAYMRGRTLNHAFTILDEAQNTTMEQMFMFLTRLGFDSRCVVTGDATQTDLPPNKPSGLLEARRLLAHLDRIGFCDLTEEDVVRHPIVQEIIRAYRKRNAEQETES; via the coding sequence ATGAGTACGGAAACCCTTCATTTCGAGAACCCCCGCGAAGTGCGCGATATCTCCGGAGAGCGGCACGGCATGCGCGAACGCATCGGGGAGGCTCTCGAAGTCAAACTTACCGCCCGCGATCTGTGGCTTAAGATCGAGGGGGAGGACGAGGCGGTTCGCCGCGCGATCCGGTTTTTTGACGGCGTCCGCCATGTCCGCGAGGAAGGCGTCAGCATCAGCCGCCAGGGACTGGACTACGCCCTGAGCGCCTTCTGCTCGGGACGCGAGGACGTGTTCGCCCGGCTTTCGAAGATACGGGTGGATGTGAGCCCCCGCATGCCTTCGATCTTCCCGCGCACGCTCGGGCAGCAGGTCTACCTCGAACAGATCTACCGCAGTGCCGTGACATTCAGCATCGGCCCCGCCGGGACCGGGAAAACCTACCTGGCGATGGCCGTCGCCGTCTCCGAACTGCTCCAGGGGAACGTCAACCGGATCATTCTCACCCGCCCGGCGATCGAAGCCGGCGAGACGCTGGGATTCCTGCCCGGCGATCTGCAGGAGAAGGTCGATCCGTACCTGCGTCCGCTCTACGACGCGCTTTACGACATGCTCTCCGCCGATGAAGTCGAACGCTATCGCAGCAAGGGCGTGATCGAGGTCGCCCCGCTCGCGTATATGCGCGGGCGCACGCTCAATCACGCCTTCACGATTCTGGACGAGGCCCAGAACACGACCATGGAACAGATGTTCATGTTCCTGACGCGGCTCGGCTTCGACTCGCGCTGCGTGGTCACGGGCGACGCCACCCAGACCGACCTGCCCCCGAACAAGCCGTCGGGACTGCTCGAAGCGCGGCGTCTGCTCGCCCACCTGGACCGGATCGGCTTCTGCGATCTCACCGAAGAGGACGTGGTCCGGCACCCGATCGTCCAGGAGATCATTCGCGCCTATCGCAAACGGAACGCGGAGCAGGAGACGGAATCATGA
- a CDS encoding Wadjet anti-phage system protein JetD domain-containing protein produces MVLEMTDRDALDQFTAKLFPHGDIPLACKDGDIMPRAKAVGTLRDAKRARTASAEPILLRALAPAQATRGESQVDLLDLTRSAGVACLLLDDEENWRIETGIAIVENLEVFLHFEKLDTGRVVALYAGGRLSGRVQRWLASDEMNGASILHCGDYDPVGLDEFLRLYNRFGNRVDLHVPESIDELFARYGKRALLRDSEPILARLRREAHPIVSRLVQIMDTTGYGLEQEALLLENQR; encoded by the coding sequence ATGGTTCTCGAGATGACGGATCGTGATGCGTTGGATCAGTTCACGGCGAAGCTGTTTCCTCATGGCGACATTCCTCTCGCTTGCAAAGACGGGGATATCATGCCGCGCGCCAAAGCCGTCGGCACACTCCGAGATGCCAAGCGCGCCCGCACGGCATCGGCGGAGCCCATTCTTCTGCGGGCCCTCGCACCCGCCCAGGCCACGCGCGGTGAGAGCCAGGTCGATCTGCTCGATCTCACGCGTTCCGCCGGAGTCGCCTGTTTGCTGCTTGACGATGAAGAAAACTGGCGGATTGAAACAGGCATCGCCATCGTCGAGAATCTGGAGGTATTTCTCCACTTCGAGAAGCTGGATACCGGCCGAGTTGTCGCGCTCTACGCTGGAGGGCGTCTATCCGGTCGCGTCCAGCGCTGGCTTGCATCCGACGAAATGAATGGCGCTTCGATCCTGCACTGCGGCGACTACGACCCCGTCGGACTCGACGAATTCCTGCGACTATACAACAGGTTCGGTAACCGCGTTGACCTGCATGTGCCTGAGTCCATCGATGAGCTGTTCGCTCGCTACGGTAAACGCGCCCTGCTTCGCGATTCGGAGCCGATACTGGCTCGACTACGCCGCGAAGCACACCCCATCGTCTCTCGCCTTGTTCAGATCATGGACACCACCGGCTACGGCCTCGAACAGGAAGCGCTGCTTCTGGAGAACCAGCGATAG